A window of Christiangramia forsetii KT0803 contains these coding sequences:
- a CDS encoding DUF6706 family protein, which produces MTNKDWLNEIVPEVSQGIKDAIMVAREVNPGATYSVTDQSIELAEADMYMRMRRISSFTEGSLSVKYDLSSLKEQANAIYKLYGDPKYNDGIPKIRSVKL; this is translated from the coding sequence ATGACTAATAAAGATTGGCTTAACGAAATAGTACCTGAAGTAAGCCAGGGAATAAAAGACGCTATTATGGTAGCCCGGGAAGTAAATCCCGGTGCTACTTATAGTGTTACTGATCAAAGCATTGAATTGGCAGAAGCTGATATGTATATGCGAATGAGACGTATTTCCTCTTTTACCGAAGGCTCGCTTTCCGTTAAGTACGATCTAAGTTCTTTGAAAGAGCAAGCCAATGCCATTTACAAGCTGTATGGAGATCCGAAATATAATGACGGTATACCCAAAATAAGGTCGGTTAAGTTATGA
- a CDS encoding major capsid protein, giving the protein MAVSIFKDLIDEYMEGVVLAQYEKVNGSKDAPAYDHERYLTPEYSADMSYSSVSGNYTRITADFVSYDSPLPVKSRATVKSASGEVPKMGMKFVLGEKEMNTLRILRRDPGRKKELARKVFNDSENGIYGIKELIEEAMYVGFSGGAMLIPQENNTGTAVRASYDIPKENQFGVTGKWSNPDSKPISDLRRIKKAARAKGEYPNTIWMGADTLDNLLDNLQIKAQFAWNNSFSGDNPNIPTLDEDQIRGLLSRTLGMNLIVVERTFVHQKNKQRIVTEGWEKNMVVLTTGTNIGSLVYSTLAEEEFPVEDVQYQKANDYILVKNWGTTDPVSHATGAEAIVFPVLQNVESFFYINAEEADASDDVQVEGDAVYTYKETDYTKASVVAGLNATGEVPESNVDQADSTLTGKINKLSEAGIEKFEAELVASV; this is encoded by the coding sequence ATGGCAGTATCAATTTTTAAAGATCTGATTGATGAGTATATGGAAGGCGTTGTACTTGCTCAATATGAGAAAGTAAACGGTTCCAAAGATGCTCCAGCTTATGATCATGAGCGTTATTTAACGCCTGAGTATAGTGCGGATATGTCGTACAGTTCTGTAAGTGGAAATTACACACGAATCACTGCTGATTTCGTTTCTTATGATTCTCCACTTCCTGTAAAGTCCAGAGCTACTGTAAAAAGTGCATCTGGCGAGGTGCCTAAAATGGGTATGAAATTCGTTTTGGGAGAGAAAGAAATGAATACACTTCGTATTCTAAGACGTGATCCGGGAAGAAAGAAAGAATTAGCACGTAAAGTGTTTAATGATTCTGAAAACGGTATTTACGGAATTAAGGAACTAATTGAAGAGGCTATGTATGTAGGTTTTTCAGGAGGTGCAATGCTTATTCCGCAAGAGAACAATACCGGTACAGCTGTAAGAGCCAGCTATGATATTCCTAAAGAGAATCAGTTTGGGGTAACAGGAAAATGGAGCAATCCAGATTCTAAGCCTATCTCTGATCTTAGAAGGATTAAAAAGGCTGCTAGAGCAAAAGGGGAATATCCAAATACTATTTGGATGGGCGCAGATACGCTTGATAATCTATTGGATAACCTTCAGATTAAAGCTCAGTTTGCTTGGAATAACAGTTTCTCAGGAGATAATCCTAATATCCCAACACTTGACGAGGATCAAATTAGAGGTCTTTTATCAAGAACTTTAGGTATGAATCTAATTGTTGTAGAGAGAACTTTTGTTCACCAAAAGAATAAGCAGCGTATTGTTACCGAAGGATGGGAGAAAAACATGGTAGTTCTTACTACCGGAACTAATATTGGTTCTTTGGTGTATTCTACACTTGCTGAGGAGGAATTCCCAGTAGAAGATGTGCAGTACCAGAAAGCAAACGATTATATCCTTGTAAAGAACTGGGGAACTACAGATCCTGTTAGCCATGCTACCGGAGCTGAAGCAATTGTATTCCCGGTATTGCAGAATGTAGAGTCTTTCTTCTATATCAATGCTGAAGAAGCTGACGCTTCTGATGATGTTCAGGTAGAAGGTGACGCGGTTTATACCTACAAGGAAACAGACTATACTAAAGCTTCTGTAGTTGCTGGATTGAATGCTACAGGTGAAGTACCTGAATCCAATGTAGATCAGGCAGATTCTACTTTAACAGGTAAGATCAATAAGCTTTCTGAAGCTGGTATCGAGAAGTTCGAAGCTGAACTTGTAGCATCCGTATAA
- a CDS encoding YopX family protein: protein MRDLIFRAYNPIVDRFQQFSLQDIEKKKDQIQWHILKIDQYTGLRDSKGRKIFENDIVEFSCERYYDSDPKVPTTKTFISQVKYIEAAFIISETQEDDTFLCAFNNECIIKGNIHRNKELLEK, encoded by the coding sequence GTGAGAGATTTAATATTCAGAGCTTATAATCCAATTGTAGATAGGTTTCAGCAATTCAGTCTTCAAGATATCGAAAAGAAAAAAGACCAAATACAATGGCATATTTTAAAAATAGACCAATATACAGGCTTAAGGGATTCTAAGGGACGTAAGATATTTGAAAATGATATTGTAGAGTTTAGCTGTGAGAGATATTATGATAGTGATCCAAAGGTACCAACAACTAAAACCTTTATTTCTCAGGTAAAATATATCGAAGCTGCATTTATAATATCTGAAACTCAGGAAGACGATACTTTTTTATGCGCTTTCAACAATGAGTGTATAATCAAGGGAAATATTCACAGGAACAAGGAACTTTTAGAAAAATAA